The Micromonas commoda chromosome 1, complete sequence region GGGGACGGACCCTCATGAAATCACGTTAACCCTTTGTCGGTTGGTTCGACCCCTGGAGTATTCGCGTTATCGCTCGTTCAACTAAAGCCGGTGCTCATAAGTTCAATGAGATCGACTTTTGTTCTTCAGCATCACGATCTCGGCTTCCAAGGTCTCGATCCTGTCTTGCAATAGTTTTTTCATGTTGTTGCTGTCAGATAGACATGTCATGAGTGTTTCCCTTTCGACCTCAAACCTATGATATCGCGCTTGCTCCTCATGCCGAGCTGTCTGAAAGAGCGTTCGTGTCTGAGCTTCAAGTTCAGCCTCAAATGCTTCCCTCGCCACCCGTTCTTCCTGCAACTTTGCGAGAGCATTATCGCGAGCCTCGTTCGCCTCAGCCACTGCTCGTGCGGCACAAGTTTCTGCCATAAATTTGATCGCATCCCGGTTCAAAATATATTCTTGACTCCGAACGTCGTCTTGGGCTGTTTTTATCTCGCCCCTCCTCATGTCTTCATTCTTGTTCAACGAGCCATCAGCGAATCCCTTCTCTTCGGCAATTTTCACTGAGTTCATATCTGCATTTTCTTTGTCAATCTTCTCTTGATTTCCTAATGTCATTCCCATGGTTGATCCTGAAAGTAAGCCCCACTTATCGTCGATGCCAACTGATTTAGATAACTCAGTCTCAAAGATTCGCGCCAGGATCTGCGCATACTGGTACACCTGATGTCCGGGTTGATTGTACGTCCAGGCGTTGTAAAAGACCTGTCGAACATCTGTGACAAATTTTAAGGCGCCGTGCCCAGAGTTTTCAGTGTTGTAATCACCAATATCATATTTGGTAGCAATAGTTCCAAAGTCCATAGGAGTCTTGATAACCTCATAGTAGTCCTGCACGCCCCAATACTCCGCGTCCACTGGCTCATTGAAAGGCCAACTCAACCTGTTGTTCATCAGTTTTCGTAGAATCTTCGGGAATGGATCAAGCGACTTGTTAGGTGTTGACGAAGAGACAATGCGCTGTGTATCCACATCAAAGCCGCGTCCGTGACGCGATTCCTCCTCATCTCCGTCTCTCAGAGCAGTTTGTTTCCTCCTTTTGTTAGCGGGCTTCATCTTTTCATGTTTCTTTGCACCATTCTGCGTTTTTCTTCTTGCGGAAAGAGCTCGTTTCATACCTGTGCCAATTCCAGCGAGCCTCACATTTTGCACCCCGAAATAATAGTCGTTCATACATTTTTCGATGTATTTCTGGCATTTTGAGTAGGCAATATCCGTTGTGTTGAATGTCTGTTTATTGTGTGTGGGCTCCAAGCAATCTGCCTCCACAACTCCCAGCAGGTCCTTCATCATGGTGTTTACCTGTAATTGAGCACCAAAGCGCTGATACATTCGGATTAGTCGATTTTTATTGTACATGTGAAATCCACAATGCTTAGTCCTTCCTGGAGGATCCTGGTATCCAACATGTATAACGATTGGAAATGTTCGCTCATCTGGAATGCCTTTGGGAGTGTATGGATCAAATCGGTAATACTCAACCTGAAGACGCTTGATCGGGCACCGCGGTACAACCATCTCACCACGAAGTGCGAATGTGACTGTTGGCCTTAGGTACAGGATTTCCATGTATGAGCGAAAGCTGTAGTCTTCCGGCACGTCGAGTGTCATCTGTTGTCCTGCTCTATATTGTTGATAAATAGGTCTGCGAGAAGACGACCGTATTCCTTCTTCAGAGATCATACCGTCAGCTTTTATGCGAATGTCCAGTGGGTCGTGGTCAAAGTCAAGTTCTGGTGTGCGCTTCAGGTTAAAGAGAACGATCCGTGTCCCTGTTGAAGTCTTAATCTTTTCAAGTTCATTGAGGAGTTCGGATTCTGTTTTAAGGAATGTATAGCGCTCAATAATGCCCATGTTTTCTTCCCAAACTGAAATGTCCAAGGGCTCTCGGGAAACATAGGACTTCTGTCCGTGCACCATCTCTACATTCCAGGTAAACATTGGGATGAGAATATCATCAGCATCAATGTCTCGAAGGAACGTCGTTGAGAGGAGTGCGGCAGATGCTTCACCTTTTTGGCGTGTCAGGATGAGCGCATCATTTGCCAAGCGCATAGATCCTGATTTGAATCCTATTCCGAAGCGTCCTACGTTCCCTTTCGCGTGTTCCTTGCTGCTGAATCCAAACGAAATCATACAGTGCAGGCTATCCCTGTTCATCCCAACTCCGTCATCTTGAACGGTAATGGCGATATTGCCAGATTCAACTTCGTATGCATCGACTTCGACTTTACTTGCTCCGCATTCTTGATCCTGGGCGCTGCTTGAAAGGAAAAGGGGCGGCATAAGCACACGACTTTCGAAGGTGCAAACACAGAACAGGCTTTTTGCAGCGCAAAAAATCATCATAAAACGCGTTAAAACATTTCTATTTTGCTGGGTTGCACGTACTTGTCCAATAGCTCTGCCAGTGCTCCAAATGGCCAAACATGGCTCGTGGAATTACCTGTTTATCGGCACAGTTCCTTGCGTAAGTCGATTGATTTATAGTTGTTCGACTCTCGAGATCCAATTTTGCCGGATGTGATTGAACGGAGGAGCGGGGAGTCAGGACGGGTCTTACTCTCGAGCATGCGCGGGTGGCTTTTCGAGTGCTGCAACACTGCTCTATTGAACTCGGGCGCCGCAGCAAGCTGCGTTGTCCTTTCTAGAGCATCGCACGTGGCAACGAGTGCATCGTTCGGGGTATCATAGCCGGACATAACGATCAGAGCAGCAAGTATTCCTCGAGGTTTGTGCTGCGGTTGGTGCGTGGGTGAAAAGTCAAGAACATAATTCTCCCAGTATAAATAACACGAACCAAGCCGCAAATATGGACCAAATATCGTCTTTATTTGCGCATCTTGCTCATCATGTTAAAAACCGCTCCTGGCAGCGCGTGGCACGCATCAGGATCTATACGGGGAAATTAACTCAAGGATGACAATTCCTGCCCCGGGGCCCAAAAAAAATCCGTAACACACGTACAAACTCATCGTCTGATTTTATAGACTAATGAGAAACTAGGTATTTACCACGTACAAACTCATCATTTATAATTATCATATCATGTCATATATAGTTACatatattattattatttatTTCACCATTTCGTGGTGTTATTTGATGTTATTTGCAAATTCAAGTTATCGTAAGGGTGGCCCAACCTGATTGAAATAATCACGTACTTCGTGCGAATGAAGGTCCCTCGTAAAATAAAGCTTCATTCGTAAGAAATGTTATCGTCGATGGTAAAATTAAATAGACTTAGGTGCAAGCCGAGGGTTTGGTAGCGGCCTGGATAGGTTTCTCTTTCGCACTGAACGGCGGACAAAGGTTTTGACGACGACCATGCAGCTCATTTATCTACCTCAATCACTCGATGCACGCAGCTCTTATGGCGTGCGTGCATTTCGATCCCATTTCGCCCGTCCTGTTGTCTTTgtgccccgccgcccccgtcttCCACTGTTATCAGTAAAGGCAGCGAAGGACCCAAGCGGCCCGAAGGTCGCGATCGCGGGTATTTCAGGTGCAGTTGGCCAAGAATTCATCCGGGTAGGTGATGTAGTCGTTTGTCAGCAAATTTTGGCTAGCTTTCCGTCACTTTTCAGCCGCTCATCCGACTCAACGCATTTCTCCTCCCTCAGGTGCTTACCGAACGCAATTTTCCATACAGTGAGATAAAAATGCTTGCCTCGTCAAGGTGAGAAGAGAGTTTTTGGCATCGCAGTTCAATCAAACTTGATACTCGTTTCCAAACGTCTTTCTTACAATCTCATCAATTTTAAACGTGCACGAATGAAGATCTGCCGGTAAAGAGGTTGAATTTGATGGTGAAACTTACGTAATCGAAGAGCTAACAGAAGACTCCTTTGATGGCGTTGATATTTCTCTTTTTTCTGCGGGTGGATCTATTTCCAAAAAATTCGCACCTATCGCCGCTGCTAAGGGTTGTTTCGTGGTGGATAACTCTTCTGCTTTTCGGATGGCTGATGGTGTGCCCCTGGTAATCCCAGAAGTCAACCCTGAGGCAATGGCAGACTACAAACTTGGGAAAAAGAAAGGCGGTATTATAGCAAATCCGAACTGCTCAACTATAATCGCTCTAATGGCTGTGACTCCAATCCATCGCGCCGTAGGGGTGAAACGTATGATTGCATCAACATATCAAGCTGCATCGGGCGCTGGTGCTCTCGCTATGGCCGAGCTTGAGCAGCAAACCCGTGACGTGCTGAACAATGATCCCGTCACGATGAATATATTTTCATGGCAATACGCATTCAATTTGTTCTCACACAATTCTCCGATGACTGAAAACGGCTATAACGAAGAGGAAATGAAAATGGTGAAAGAAACTGCGAAGATTTGGGGCACTGATGCCGTTTCTATTGCAGCTACATGTATTCGCGTCCCTGTAATGCGGGCGCATGCTGAAAGCATTAATCTTACCCTCTGCTCTGAACTCGATGAACAAGATGCAAAGGCTATCCTAAGCAAAGCTCCAGGTATCAGCATAATCGATGACCGCGCGAATAATCGTTTCCCTACCCCTCTCGACGCATCGAACAAAGATGATGTCTTTGTTGGTCGGATTCGTCAAGACATCTCACAGCCAGGTAAGTCCGGGCTAGAGATCTTTGTCTGTGGTGATCAGATAAAGAaaggcgccgcgctcaacgcTGTGCAAATAGCTGAACTTATCCTATGAGCTATGTAAGCAAACAGTGCAAAAACCCGAAGACGATCCATTCGACTTTGCTTTAGGTGACATTTGTTCTTTGTGCGAAGAGGCTTTCGGTTTTGCGCTTTCACATACATAGACAAAAGACTTTGACCTGGCATCTTTTATGTTGAACCGGGCGAAAGTTACGCGAAGATAGcttatacgaaggtaataagaGTACAAGTGCTTTAAACACCTGGTCAATACTGTTTTCGCTGATTATCACTCCCTAAAAGTCTAGATAATTTGTCAAAGAATCTGAGTTGTGCATGGAGGCATTAGTATCGCGAAGGCAGAAAAATGGCCTCATTTCAAGCCTGCTTCGCATTTTACGATGTCGGCATGGTCGGAGCACGCCTAACAAAAAATAAGCTCATGCAGACCAATTTTTGCGCACAGAAAAAGAAAGGTTGGCAATCTGGAAAATCTGTGAGCAGGGAAAATGTTGACGTGAAAGAAATATTCAGTGAGCGAAATCAGATGCACAGGACGAAGCAATCATGATAGATATTCAAATGTAATGATAACTTTCCCCACAAGAGAATACAAATGAAAGATTcagacgcggcgaggctctaTAAAATGTTGTGACTCGCGCAGAAACCGACAAAGGAAATGGATCCATATTGCCGAAGTTTTGTGAACTCACAAACGGTGAAAATCACAGGTAGTCTGTTGATGGCGGCCTTTCATAAAAGAAATTTGTTCAACACATTTTGCTTTGTTGCTGTTTCGCTTTGCTGGGGGAAAATATCAAGCACTCGTACGTCTCGACAAATTCAGGCCCCTACAACACAAGCCTCACCAGAAGCTAGCGAAAGCTCATTGAAAATCGTGTGGAAGGTTATCATCAGGACTGTTACTTTTGTGAGATGCCATATTTAACACAGAGTAATTATTGTAAGCGTTCATCCTTTCTGTTACAGGCACGATGCTCGAAACGTCATGCACTTCGATTCGCGTCTGATGAGTGCGCGTCATTCCTGCATCAACTTTAATGGGCTCGCCGATTGCCCCGATTGCAAGCCCCGCATACCAGCGATAGTTGACAGGATCCTGCTCTTTCCATGGATTAAATATCGCTCGATCCAGAAACCCATCTTCTTCAGCCGAACACAGATTACGAACGTACACAGTGCAACCTGTGCCGGTATCAACTCCGGTATCGTTTTGAGTTTGAAAATAAACTCTATCTATAGCCTTTTTCAGGTGGAGCGGGCCCTGCTTGTTTAGCTGTTTAGAGAACCGTACTCGCGATTTCGACTCGTGGAGTTTGCTGTCGATGTATAGACAATCATTGAAACCAACATAATTTGCAGAAGGATCTTCGATATCGGCAACTGCTATGTGATTTTTCAGGGCAAAAGAGTATTTGAGACGACGGTCTCCGGTATTCTTCACAGTCAGAGAGATATCCAACGCAGAGTGGTGCAACGCAATTTCCATGACAATGTGAAAGCCGTTATTCCAAACTGCGCGCGTGGCCTCTGAGTCAGCAGTTTCGATGATGACGTATGGATACTCTCCCTCGGTATCTTCATATAGCCCCGTCTGCGCGATAGTCCAGTTCGCAGTTTTGGTAAGTCCATCGGTCGGTAAAAGTTTTTTGCCTGGTGGAGTACCAGCTAGCTGGTGTTCTCCACCATATTGTGGAAAACAAAGTGAGGTGCCCCAATCACTCAATGCGTCTGAAGCCAAATCTGTGCCGTCGGGGGTATAGaaaacctcgccgccatTTGCGAGTACCCAAGAAAGAATATTGCCTCCACGCAGATAAACGTCGCAAAAGCTACCACCAGGGTGGGTGAGGTTGACTTTTGGAATTCCGCAGCGGCCGTCCGTCACACGAACAGATCCCGGGATGGAAAATTCCCGGTGAAGCGACAATGTTTCTGTGCTATCGACAATTCCGACATCACTAATTAACACGATGATATTAAAAGGCGTCAGTGGCAATGGTGGAGTGGGAACCGTGAACAGTGGAACCGTGAACAATCGAACGGTGCGACAGGGCACACGTGAGTTTGACGAGTACTTACCTGCTCAATCCGTCGACATCCACGCCAATCTCTTGTAAGCCAAGATTTTTAATTGATGATAACTCGTTGTCCACATCGGATCCACCAGTACTGTTCGCAGGATATCCAGAACGTCGCGCGACCAGATGTCTGCCACGAACACTGCCTCTAAGGCGGCGGGACGAGTCTTCAAGATGGAACCGTCGAACCAGGACATCGCCCGGGTTGACATTTTTACGACCAGATCTTGAATCACATATGCAGCTACTGATGCGTTTGCGGTAGGACTCGGTCGGCGTTTGAGATTGAATCTGGGGGAAGCCAACAGTCGCCATCATGCAGAATCGGCGCAGTGCTTTTCCGTCAACCATCGTTCCGAAACCGTGACTCAGGACAAAGGTGGAACAAAAATCAAGCACATTTTGGATTTGGACGCAGCGTCGACCTATTAAATTGCGTGATTTTGAAAGGAATGTCTCACCCAGGCGTGTTTTTTTGTTCCTCCTGTACTTATCAAATTTCATGATTTCAAAGCGTGATTTCAAAGCTTAAGAGGTGTAGCATTACGTGGGAGCTTCATTCGGCGACAGTGAAATACCACTATCATACTTTATTTTGTTTTACTTTTCCATGAGGTGGAGGCTTAAGTACACTTTCGTACCATGATATTCGACgattctggatttcaatcAAGTGTGCACCATTATATTATTAGTTAAGTTATTAATTAATGTCAAAATCTTAAACTAGTCTTCCATACGTACGGCCTAACTCCGCTTATCTCGGCTTATctcgtaccttcgtaccttcgtaccttcgaaggtaccttcgcATATGGGGAATCTTCTGGTTCATTAACTCAAGTACCTTCGGTAACGAAAATATCATACCCTAACTAAATTATCATATGATAACTAAACTAAATTAACTAAACTCGATTGTCCAAACTTGATTGAAATCCAGAAAATATTTATTACACTTTTATTACCTTATGATATTAAGGTATTTTAATATTATAAATATCTAGCTTATGATATTACAGTCTTATTACGAGGTCTATTACGGATTTTTCTTTTTAACTCCATCGTCTATCTATTAAGGACAGGGGTGTAGTAATTATTTAATGAACCGGCCTTTTCGAAAATCAGGCTATTTGCCCACAGGAGAACGAACACGCACACGTACCCACTCGCGGAGAAATTAATCAAGCGAAGCGCAACCTTCGACAGCTTTTTTTACATCCTCGGGCAGCTAACGAGGAGCCCGACAAAGTTGTCGAGCAGATTTTTGATTCACCCCCTAGCTATCGAGCagtccgcgcctcccgcgggaCCAAACGATGAGGCGGATCTCTGCGTCATGAAGCACTTTCTCAAAAATCGGCTCGACAACTTTGAAGGGACAGTCGTGGGCAACGGGAAAATGAAGATTTTGAGTTGTTCAGATAAAACACCGCGGCTGAATTTCTCCGCGAGTGTGCACGTATGCGGACCGTATGCGCAAATCCACTGATTTTCAAAAGGCCGGTTTATCAAATATTACTACACCCCTGTCCTTAATTGACTTCATAGCGACTGAGTATTTTGTATGCCAGACTAATAGTTAGTCTAGTCAGATGTATAAATGGTAACAGTGTCACTCATTTTTTTAGCGACCCTTACCTGTGGAACACTACTGTATATGGACATTTGAGACGTTGTGAATTTGAGAACGTTGATATAGGGCTCCGTATACATGTCCAGttcacctggtatcgttaACCAGGAGTCGAGGTTTGATTCTCCGTACATTGTACTTTCGTAGACATTTTTATACGACGTTGGACGATTCCACCCGCCTCAACGACGATCACGCACGcgctccgacgcgccgcgcgtcccatCTCGAGATAACTCGTCATTCTTGAGGTAATTCTCATACGGTATTATGATACGAAGGCATTATTTatttgggacgaggaacgccagtGACGAAGTCACATTTAGTACCACATTCTACCCCAACTTTTTTCGAACTATGTCACATtttattcgtcttctgattggtcgagagctcgatcCTTTGCAAAAGTCATAGACTAAACAACCGTACGGTCGTCATTTGTACTTTATTGCAGACTAACAAAACAttgcgacgccttccgtgtctttggacgacgattgttctgcgggacgtcgttatcgttgcgcttggcgtgcacgtagtcgtcgtcctcacacgcacgccacttgtgaacgaagagtcgacgtcgaagttgaccgatgtatcgatgaaaattcagcttcaaaccatGGATAAGTAGCCCTTCTCAATGCGTCTTTCACCGAGGCTTCACCGAAGCTTCATCgagactcgtcccaaatcaGCCTCCCGGAACCGAACGTTCCTGTTCATCAGACTCACAGGTAGGGAGGCACCTACGGATGATACGAAACGTATTTTTTTGTCACGATCGAAGGTCTAGCTAgatacgaacgaaggtacgaaggtaccttcgtaatattTTATTCGACCTTTTTTGATTTTTAGCTCGAGAACCTTGAGTCAGTGTCCCTTATAGTTGTCACACCATGTTTACTCATgaaggtacgaacgaaggtccgaacgaaggtacgaacgaaggtacgaatgaAGGATATTTTATTATAAACAACTAACAGTATAGTATACACACACATACATACCTACAGACGATTCGACCTTTATTTGGAgaattattattattattatctCCGGGGCGTTCACATACACCTGCTTTAATCCAGAAAACCTTCGTATCATATTCTCGTCTCGATTTGATGAAAAGTAAAAAATATCCGCAAGATGGTCACAGCCAGGGTGTTACAGAAATCCTCACCGGGTCCACCCAGTGCGGAAAAGCCAACACGCGCATTTAGAGCTGAGGACGACATAATGGTTGAGAATGAATCCGAGTCGCTCCCCCGCATTGAAGCTTTCGCGACTCGTCCAGTAACGACTCGCTCTGGCTTCCTCGATACGCCGAGTTCGGACTCGAAATCCGAATTTGCGTACACGGGCGGAACACTCGAGCGCGTGGTGTTCATCACACCGGCTTTCATCTCAATTTTGATGATTTCATTCGTAACCCTCTGGGGAGCACGTTTATCACGTGCGTTGACGGTAACTTTCATCTGCTGCTACATTTCCTACGGGTGGGTGAAAGGTATCCACTCCGCCCTTTTCGCGCTCTTCGTTGGTATTCCTCGCTGTCACGCCTATAAGAAAGCTAACTGGCGCGAGCTTGCTAAAAGGGCAGAGCATCAGAGCCCAATTTTGCAAAGAACTTTTGGACCGCACGGTCCCATGTTCAAGCTCAGAAAATCGGACTCGCAACCTGGCAATGATGCCTCTGATGGACGAAAAGTAAAGGAAGGACTTACTGCTCGATTTGACTCGATTGTTCACGTGTGTGTAATTCCAACTTACAAAGAGCCCCTTGGTACTCTTCGAAAGACGATCGACACCCTCAGGAGTCAGACCTGCGCGAGAGAAAAATTAATCGTTTGCATTGCTACCGAAAGTCGTGACCGAGATGCTCCCGAAAAGGTGCGCGCGCTCTTGGCTGAGTTTGGTGACAGCCTTCTTGGTTTCTTTTACACAAGTCATGTGCTCAATCCTGGCGAGGCAGTCGGCAAGTCATCCAATACAGCATGGGCCGTGCGCTGTGTGAAGCACCAGTTAGTAGATGTCTGGGGCTTCGATCTGGAGGATGTTCTCTTAACGATATGCGACGCTGATACATACTTTGATCCACAATTTATGGACTGCCTAGCATATCACCACGTGCAGGATCCAACTCCATACAATACCACATACCAAGGTGCTGAATGTTTCTTTCCGAATATCTGGGCCGTTCCGATAATAGTTCGCATCAAAGCTCTGATTGACTCCGTCGGATTTCTTGGACAACTTTCGAGTCCATTCAGTCACCCGTTCCCGTTTGCAATATACAGCCAATCGCTGCGCACAGCTGTTGACTGTGGTTATTGGGATGTTGACATTATTCCTGAGGACTGGCATCACTTTCTGAAGTGTTGGTTCCGAAGAAACGGAAATTTTCGTGTAGTCCCAATATTTCTATTCATGGGAAACGATGCTATAGAAGATGATAATTGGCTCGCGGCAAACAGGGCAAGATACACGCAGGCAAAGCGGCACGCTTGGGGCGCAATTGACCTTGCGTACATTGTATGCCAATATGTAAGCCGCCGGCACAATATTCCATTTCACAAGGTTTACAAGCTGTTTGTACACGCTGCCGAACATCACATCAGCTGGACACTTTACTGGATCACAGTCATGCTTGGCTCACTTGTAAGCACGCTGGTGAATCCCGAATTGGATACGTTCCCTTTCGGAATCGGTTTGCGCAAACTTGCGGTTTTGTGTTTTCTTCCGATGACGTTCGCGACCACCATGTTCATGATAGGGGACTTTTACATTCGATTGTTTTTGGTCAACGATCGCAGCCATTTTGAAGCAAATGCGGCACCGATGTGGTGGCAAGCCCTTTCTCAGATTCAATGGCTGCTGATGCCTGTTGCTGATCTTTTCTTTGGTTCACTCGCTGGCCTTGACGCACAGTTGCATATGGCGTTCCAACCAACGATGAAATATGAGGTCTCCACTAAAGTTGCCAAGGTGTTGAAGTAGGAAATAAGGCTAAGATAAGATGACCACAGTTACTTTCACCGTTTCATCACCTCGGCCCAGGCCTGTTTAACTATCACTTTGCCAAGATTTTGATAGACGTAGAAGTGCGAAGATAGATAAAAGTTAGGCCAAGTTGATATGAATATCATAAACATTTTGTATCATGACATGAAAACAACAACTTCATTAAAACAATATCTTAAGTGAGCCGCTcaaccgcgctcgccgtcctgaaTGGGCCTGAATAGGCGCCATAGGGGAAAAAAACACACGCGACCCAAAATGTTTGGCGCGGAGCACGTGTCTGCttttgcaaccgaccggtCGTCGTATGGTAACTACACTGCCGACCGAAATATCAAAGATATATGACAATCTACATTACAGGAAGATCAGCGCGATGGTCTGTTGTGACAAATTTAATCGGGATTGATCATGAGTCATGCATGAAGATTTGATCTCTGTTAAggttttttttttttttgcCCCGGGGCGGGAATGGTCATCCTTGAGTTATTTTCCTTTTTTACACCCTGAAGCGTGCCACGCGCTGACAGGAGCGGTTTTTCACCTGAGCAAGATGCGCGCTCATgtagccgctgacgcgcgagtaacAAGCGGCGCACTGTATCTTTGGGGTCCGCGCCGTATCCTTAGAGGGTGGGGGCTGGGTTTTCAGGGTTTGGAGTTTGAAAAGCCGCGAAGCGGCTCGTCAGCCACTCCCTATACACATTCTGAAGCGCGCCTACCCCCCCCCAAAAAAAAAATTCGCACAGATAGATTTCGCTCGAGTTTCGGGTAAGTGACACGTCGTAAAAAAATCTGGAATTCAAGACCTGTCAGGAATCAGGTCACGTTTTCGCGTCACGTGCTCGACGGTCGCCACGCCGAGCtgaagcgcggcgaccgtcgccCAAAGTCGAAACTTATACCTTCGCTAACCTTCGAAGGCACGAAGGTTGAATTGAAGCGGTGATAGATTTATCCAAAATTCAACTAAAACTTAGACGAATTTCTCCGTGTGTACAGCTGTTTTTCCTTTACACGGCTAGTTTCTGTATCGAAGCCACGACCTGGATGAGAATCCTGCCTGAGCCTCATCAATCCGATATTTAAAATGGAAGATATCACGACCCAGCAGGGAGTGGGGTTAAATTTAAATTTGTTCACGTCAAGCTTAATAAGGGAAGAAGCTTCAAGGATTTTTTTACAACGTAGGCTCAACTTtaggcgagggcgctggcgcAGTTGTCACGTGTGAATCAGATTATTCTAAATGGGCCGTTAGGTTTCAAGTCGCTCCTGGTGACCACTCACTGCAAACTGAAATTGATATTTTGTGCCGTGTAAAGTACTATATTCCATTTGCTTGAGAAAATGGTTTGATAAGCCACTCAGAGTAACCTGATTATGAAGCTTGTCACGGGTGGCACCTTACTTTTCCATATATTTAATCTCAAGTAAAAGGTTGGAACCAAATGTAGCAGAACATCAATTTACACACAAGTTCAAAAAAACCAATAGTGTGCACGGGTGCGTGTTCGTTGTCCCATGAGCAAATTCCCTGATGTTCGAAAAGGCCGAATTATTAAATAATTACTACACCCCTGTCCTTAAATTAATCCTGTGATACATTTCTACACATCAGCACGATGTTAATTAATAAAGCAGTCTGCTATCTTACTTCTTGCTGTCTGGTTGAGAAAAAATAAGGGTCATACAGTTGTTGAACTTTCAGGTTCCCGCTTGGTTACATGTAATCCCTCCGTCAAATCAGCCACAGGTCCGACGAGCCTCACTTTTAGCGAGTTATCGGGCGCCTCACCGTTCATTGAAAAAAACCTGACCGAAACTATCATAAAAGGTGCAATGGTGTCATGTTATCGAAGATTGTCATTCGAATCAGAAAATCAATTTCGCTGAAGTACACGAGCACGAGAGTACTTTAAGCGATAAAGAAACAGCAGTTTTTTTATCGACGAATCAAATTTGTTTCAATTTTTAACATGTAAAGTTACTATTTCAAAGATCATTACGAAGACTAGCTAATTTTTCTAGCTCAAAGTGTAGAAAAAAATTAGAATTTATATCCTGTAACAAATGTTATCAACGTCCTCAAATGAATGGAAGAAGAAAATTCCGCACATTGAAGAAGCCCTCGTATGTCTCAGCATTTAGCACTGTTGAAATCGAAAGCACCCGAGAAAATATTTCTCGAACCTGCATTCATTCAAAAAGATTATCTCGTAAACATTCGTGAAAGATTATAAAAAAAGATGACCTTGCTGTTCGGGAACATTTTAGTTAATGCAACCGTTATTTTTCGAATTTCTCCCTCAAATAGGATTGCCCCTAGATGATTAAACTGTAACCGGTTGAATACGTTTTCCTGCAATACATTAGT contains the following coding sequences:
- a CDS encoding bromodomain-containing protein (Predicted bromodomain-containing protein. ChromDB. ChromDB ID: GTE20104) — protein: MYNKNRLIRMYQRFGAQLQVNTMMKDLLGVVEADCLEPTHNKQTFNTTDIAYSKCQKYIEKCMNDYYFGVQNVRLAGIGTGMKRALSARRKTQNGAKKHEKMKPANKRRKQTALRDGDEEESRHGRGFDVDTQRIVSSSTPNKSLDPFPKILRKLMNNRLSWPFNEPVDAEYWGVQDYYEVIKTPMDFGTIATKYDIGDYNTENSGHGALKFVTDVRQVFYNAWTYNQPGHQVYQYAQILARIFETELSKSVGIDDKWGLLSGSTMGMTLGNQEKIDKENADMNSVKIAEEKGFADGSLNKNEDMRRGEIKTAQDDVRSQEYILNRDAIKFMAETCAARAVAEANEARDNALAKLQEERVAREAFEAELEAQTRTLFQTARHEEQARYHRFEVERETLMTCLSDSNNMKKLLQDRIETLEAEIVMLKNKSRSH
- a CDS encoding predicted protein; this translates as MVTARVLQKSSPGPPSAEKPTRAFRAEDDIMVENESESLPRIEAFATRPVTTRSGFLDTPSSDSKSEFAYTGGTLERVVFITPAFISILMISFVTLWGARLSRALTVTFICCYISYGWVKGIHSALFALFVGIPRCHAYKKANWRELAKRAEHQSPILQRTFGPHGPMFKLRKSDSQPGNDASDGRKVKEGLTARFDSIVHVCVIPTYKEPLGTLRKTIDTLRSQTCAREKLIVCIATESRDRDAPEKVRALLAEFGDSLLGFFYTSHVLNPGEAVGKSSNTAWAVRCVKHQLVDVWGFDLEDVLLTICDADTYFDPQFMDCLAYHHVQDPTPYNTTYQGAECFFPNIWAVPIIVRIKALIDSVGFLGQLSSPFSHPFPFAIYSQSLRTAVDCGYWDVDIIPEDWHHFLKCWFRRNGNFRVVPIFLFMGNDAIEDDNWLAANRARYTQAKRHAWGAIDLAYIVCQYVSRRHNIPFHKVYKLFVHAAEHHISWTLYWITVMLGSLVSTLVNPELDTFPFGIGLRKLAVLCFLPMTFATTMFMIGDFYIRLFLVNDRSHFEANAAPMWWQALSQIQWLLMPVADLFFGSLAGLDAQLHMAFQPTMKYEVSTKVAKVLK
- a CDS encoding predicted protein, encoding MQLIYLPQSLDARSSYGVRAFRSHFARPVVFVPRRPRLPLLSVKAAKDPSGPKVAIAGISGAVGQEFIRVLTERNFPYSEIKMLASSRSAGKEVEFDGETYVIEELTEDSFDGVDISLFSAGGSISKKFAPIAAAKGCFVVDNSSAFRMADGVPLVIPEVNPEAMADYKLGKKKGGIIANPNCSTIIALMAVTPIHRAVGVKRMIASTYQAASGAGALAMAELEQQTRDVLNNDPVTMNIFSWQYAFNLFSHNSPMTENGYNEEEMKMVKETAKIWGTDAVSIAATCIRVPVMRAHAESINLTLCSELDEQDAKAILSKAPGISIIDDRANNRFPTPLDASNKDDVFVGRIRQDISQPGKSGLEIFVCGDQIKKGAALNAVQIAELIL
- a CDS encoding predicted protein; translation: MVDGKALRRFCMMATVGFPQIQSQTPTESYRKRISSCICDSRSGRKNVNPGDVLVRRFHLEDSSRRLRGSVRGRHLVARRSGYPANSTGGSDVDNELSSIKNLGLQEIGVDVDGLSSDVGIVDSTETLSLHREFSIPGSVRVTDGRCGIPKVNLTHPGGSFCDVYLRGGNILSWVLANGGEVFYTPDGTDLASDALSDWGTSLCFPQYGGEHQLAGTPPGKKLLPTDGLTKTANWTIAQTGLYEDTEGEYPYVIIETADSEATRAVWNNGFHIVMEIALHHSALDISLTVKNTGDRRLKYSFALKNHIAVADIEDPSANYVGFNDCLYIDSKLHESKSRVRFSKQLNKQGPLHLKKAIDRVYFQTQNDTGVDTGTGCTVYVRNLCSAEEDGFLDRAIFNPWKEQDPVNYRWYAGLAIGAIGEPIKVDAGMTRTHQTRIEVHDVSSIVPVTERMNAYNNYSVLNMASHKSNSPDDNLPHDFQ